Proteins from a genomic interval of Triplophysa dalaica isolate WHDGS20190420 chromosome 13, ASM1584641v1, whole genome shotgun sequence:
- the eif2b4 gene encoding translation initiation factor eIF-2B subunit delta, whose protein sequence is MADSSGKQADSINHATEAKIHEVARSKNEGKELTKEEKQRLRKEKKQQKKNKKDEKGPPEKDKEKPSAPAPSKPVTQSPSRKVAPVPVNASVPEPPAAAEKSAKTKAEMKAERRARQDVERASKQGKKEGGQTSSSKPKASPSELQPVVKRLPEHIQVDDPAALKKLAKKLERQQVPLRLDYGYKVSLFSHLHQYSRKAPPTQQISIPATVIHPSIVRLGLQYSQGIIAGSNARSVALLHAFKQVIQDYSTPPNEELSRDLVNKLSPYISFLSQCRPLSASMGNAIKYIKKEISNIPSQCKEEEAKHNLQICIDNYINEKITLASQAISKCAIEKISNGDVILVYGCSSLVNHILCDAFEKQRKFRVIVVDSRPRLEGREALRRLVKRGIQCTYVLISALSYILPEVSKVFLGAHALLANGYVMSRVGTSQIALVAKAYNVPVLVCCETYKFCERVQTDSFVSNELDDPDDLIVTRNGKTQLKDWQTVKSLGLLNLVYDVTPPDFVDLVITDLGMIPCTSVPVVLRVKNVDQ, encoded by the exons ATGGCTGACTCGAGTGGAAAACAGGCTGATAGCATCAACCATGCTACAG AAGCCAAGATACACGAAGTTGCACGATCCAAG AATGAAGGCAAGGAGCTAACCAAAGAAGAAAAGCAACGCCTTAGGAAAGagaagaaacaacagaaaaagaacaagaaagATGAAAAGGGTCCTCCAGAAAAGGATAAAGAGAAACCGTCAGCTCCAGCTCCATCAAAACCAGTCACACAGAGCCCATCGCGTAAAG TGGCCCCGGTGCCTGTAAATGCATCTGTTCCGGAACCTCCTGCGGCTGCAGAGAAGTCCGCAAAGACCAAAGCAGAGATGAAAGCAGAGCGACGGGCTCGGCAAGACGTAGAACGGGCATCAAAACAGGGCAAGAAAGAAGGAGGCCAGACATCCTCCAGCAAGCCTAAAGCCTCCCCCAGCGAGCTTCAACCAG TTGTGAAAAGGTTACCGGAGCATATTCAAGTGGACGACCCAGCTGCATTAAAGAAGTTGGCTAAAAAGCTTGAGAGACAGCAG GTTCCTTTGAGGTTGGATTATGGCTACAAGGTCAGCCTATTTTCCCATCTACACCAATATAGCCGAAAAGCCCCTCCTACCCAACAAATAAG cATCCCTGCCACAGTTATTCACCCATCCATTGTTCGCTTGGGCCTGCAGTACTCTCAGGGTATCATAGCAGGATCCAATGCTCGATCTGTGGCCCTATTACATGCTTTCAAACAG gttATCCAAGACTATAGCACACCTCCAAATGAGGAGTTATCAAGGGACCTTGTGAATAAGTTGTCACCCTATATCAG ttttctcagccagtGTCGCCCCCTATCTGCAAGCATGGGCAATGCAATCAAGTACATCAAGAAGGAAATTTCAAATATTCCCAGTCAATGCAAAGAAGAAGAG GCAAAACATAATCTCCAGATATGTATTGATAATTACATAAATGAGAAGATCACTTTGGCTTCTCAAGCCATTTCTAAGTGTGCTATTGAGAAGATAAGTAACGGAGATGTTATTCTTGTTTACGGATG CTCTTCACTTGTCAATCACATTTTGTGCGACGCTTTTGAAAAGCAGAGGAAGTTCAGAGTTATTGTTGTGGACAGTCGGCCCAGGCTGGAGGGCAGAGAGGCACTGAGACGTCTGGTGAAGAGAGGCATCCAGTGCACATATGTGCTTATATCAGCCTTGTCCTACATCCTGCCTGAA GTATCCAAGGTATTCCTTGGTGCCCACGCACTCCTTGCCAACGGATATGTGATGTCACGTGTGGGAACTTCCCAAATCGCCCTGGTAGCGAAAGCCTACAATGTTCCAGTCTTGGTCTGCTGTGAGACTTACAAGTTCTGTGAACGAGTGCAGACTGATTCATTTGTATCCAATGAATTAG ATGACCCTGATGACCTGATTGTGACCCGAAATGGAAAGACCCAGCTAAAGGACTGGCAGACTGTTAAATCTTTGGGCCTTCTGAATTTGGTGTATGATGTGACACCTCCAGACTTTGTGGATCTAGTGATCACTGACCTAGGCATGATCCCCTGCACCTCTGTGCCTGTGGTACTTCGAGTCAAGAACGTAGATCAGTGA